Below is a genomic region from Triticum dicoccoides isolate Atlit2015 ecotype Zavitan chromosome 5A, WEW_v2.0, whole genome shotgun sequence.
TCCTCTCGCATTTTATCTGCACATAATTGAGCTGAAAGACCTGCGCCGACCATTGACCCATCGTGTAGCTCAAGAGACGACATGATAGCTCGGTAAGAGTTTCTAAATGAGCTCATGGCTGGCTCAAGGGAAATAGTGAATATCATACACGAGCGGCGCGCATTGCCTGCATCGACCACGCCATTTTTCCTTTTGTTTTACACTGCATACGTTGCCTCTGGCCTAGGGTTTGGGGCAACCTATCTGACACTCTCAATTTTCTATTCAAGGTCATAGAAATAGGTGTCCAGGGTTAACCAAGAAGAAAATTACGCGTATCAAAAAGTATAACAGCTGTGCGATTCTGATGTTACTGTGTGGCCTGTGGTAGTAGTAGCATTTTGTTTTGGCCTAGTGGGAGTATTTCAATATACAGAGGTGTACTGGTAAGCATCTTTCCCAACCCATTTCCCTCTTCGGGTGCACTGTAATATTCACATTTTCCAAAGGGATAGATGCCTAGATGACACTCCAACGCCAAAGTGCTCAGGTTCACGGCAAAACCCTTCTGCCTTAGCAACACCGTTCGCCACTCTGCCAACAATCAGCGGGACGTGAACGCCTGCACAGTGTCACGTGACATAAAATGATCTGCATGAGAATCACAGCAGCAGAGCAAATCATACTATTAACCAACCATGTATCTGTATGTACGTACCGAGAAGATGTTGCAGTGGCCGGGGTCGGCGAGGTGCGCCAAGAGGTTGTCGAGGGGGCCCTGGCCGGTGTAGACGGCCTGGAACCAGAAGCCGACGAAGGCCAGCATGGCGAGGCGGCCGTTCTTGATCTCCTTGGTGCGGAGCACCATGACGGGCTCCGGCGAGCCGCGGCCCCAGTTGCCCCAGTCGAACCACAGGCCCCCCGGGTACCCCACGTCCGGGGTGGGGTTCTTGCGGTTGGGGAACCGCGGCTCGATGTCCACGGACCCCGGGTTGAGGTAGTCCATCCACCGCCGGCCCTCCACCCAACCCATGAGCGCCATCTGGGTCACGAACAGCGTCCACGGGTCCGCGAAGTACTCGCGCTCGCCGGCCGTGTACCAGGAGAACTCCTCCATGAAGCCCCACTTGTGCAGGACCTCCGGGACCAGGATCCCGGCCGCCGCCAGCATCGCCCACCGGCCGTGCATCAGCTCCGCCTGCGCGAACCACCGCAGCGACTCCGGCTCCGATCCGAATCCCAGAGGATCAAATCCGAAGTCTCCCGGAAGGCTGAAGGGGAAATGGCAACACGCCAACACAGGAATGATGTCAGAGACGAAATGAAATTCAGTAGTCTGAAATTGGTTCAGTTTACCTACCTGCCGTCGAGCCACGGCGGAGGGGCGGTGCCGGGGAACCAGACGGGCCGGTCGGGCCCCAGCGGCTCGCACACCGTGGACAGGCTGCTCTTGGTCGCGCCAGTACGGTGGCTACCGCCCCGCCGGACGGGAGCGCAGGCTGCCGCTGCCGGGCCAGCATTCTGCGCCGGCGGCTTCGTGGCATGCAACACCCGGATCCTAAGCTCGATCAGAAGTTCAGAACAAGCAAGCAGACGGGCATGCGGCAACGACGGTTCAGCATTTTTCCGATGATCCGAGAGGTTTCAAAGCAAATTTACCAGAGCATGTTGGTGATTACCTAGGTTGGAGGCGACATGCTGCGAATGAGCCAGTGGGCAGAGGAGTCGCCATGGAGGATTCCGGACGGGGGAGAGGGGGGAGCGGGAATGGCACTGCACCGGCCACCGCCAGCGGGTTATCTGTTTGGAGTAGATGAGGAtagggagggagagggcgctgcGCTGAGCCAATGGCGGGACgccagtttttttgttttattttttgcccg
It encodes:
- the LOC119301592 gene encoding photosystem I chlorophyll a/b-binding protein 6, chloroplastic-like, which gives rise to MATPLPTGSFAACRLQPRIRVLHATKPPAQNAGPAAAACAPVRRGGSHRTGATKSSLSTVCEPLGPDRPVWFPGTAPPPWLDGSLPGDFGFDPLGFGSEPESLRWFAQAELMHGRWAMLAAAGILVPEVLHKWGFMEEFSWYTAGEREYFADPWTLFVTQMALMGWVEGRRWMDYLNPGSVDIEPRFPNRKNPTPDVGYPGGLWFDWGNWGRGSPEPVMVLRTKEIKNGRLAMLAFVGFWFQAVYTGQGPLDNLLAHLADPGHCNIFSAFTSR